One genomic segment of Nonomuraea coxensis DSM 45129 includes these proteins:
- a CDS encoding anti-sigma factor family protein — MTCEEVRMSLGVRALGALDPEEALEVDRHLATCEACAAELLELEDVTSFLGKVSERDVELVASPPRRVLDRLLDDRARRSRRGRMLLLSAASVAALVAGGAVWTAVTGGGPQPITASAPERETASDSAASASDPAASAAEQPAPLSDPNGEQTGDLGATAERNALPSPSAYPTKQRKQAVAGPEFTGENAADGYHATILAWPADDGAELAVSLRGVPAGTSCRVRVVGAGGRRDVTDGWVVGGQEERDAFKTTTALPLAGIVRFDVLDDRTGEVLVRVRVPGR, encoded by the coding sequence ATGACCTGCGAGGAGGTGCGGATGTCCCTGGGGGTGCGGGCGCTCGGCGCGCTCGACCCCGAGGAGGCGCTGGAAGTGGACCGCCACCTGGCGACGTGCGAGGCGTGCGCCGCCGAACTGCTGGAGCTGGAGGACGTCACCTCGTTCCTCGGCAAGGTGTCGGAGCGGGACGTCGAGCTGGTCGCCAGCCCGCCGCGCCGGGTGCTGGACCGGCTGCTCGACGACCGCGCCCGGCGCAGCAGGCGCGGCCGGATGCTGCTGCTGTCGGCCGCGTCCGTCGCGGCGCTGGTGGCCGGCGGCGCGGTCTGGACGGCCGTGACCGGCGGCGGGCCGCAACCGATCACGGCGAGCGCGCCGGAGCGGGAGACCGCCTCCGACTCAGCCGCCTCCGCCTCCGACCCGGCGGCCTCCGCGGCCGAGCAGCCCGCGCCGCTCTCCGACCCGAACGGCGAGCAGACCGGCGACCTGGGCGCGACCGCCGAGCGCAACGCCCTCCCCAGCCCGTCCGCCTACCCCACGAAGCAGCGGAAGCAGGCGGTGGCGGGCCCCGAGTTCACCGGCGAGAACGCCGCCGACGGCTACCACGCCACGATCCTGGCCTGGCCCGCGGACGACGGCGCCGAACTGGCCGTGAGCCTGCGCGGCGTGCCGGCCGGCACCTCCTGCCGGGTCCGCGTCGTGGGCGCGGGCGGGCGGCGGGACGTCACGGACGGCTGGGTCGTCGGCGGCCAGGAGGAGCGAGACGCCTTCAAGACCACGACCGCGCTGCCGCTCGCCGGCATCGTCCGCTTCGACGTGCTCGACGACCGCACGGGAGAGGTGCTGGTCCGGGTCAGGGTGCCCGGGAGGTAG
- a CDS encoding helix-turn-helix domain-containing protein: protein MEPLPAFDTDPRAVGDRLRRLRQERGVSISELADRAGIGKDALSGVESGVRSPTLETLWAITAQLGVPIGAILEPPPEPQIMRGTAMEAELLEVFEDDRVIYELYRVRVPPGLTQTSPAHHEGVTEHVTVFTGTLSAGPLKEPLTAGPGDHISWRSDVIHGYRAHGPDLVRATLLMRYPVKP from the coding sequence ATGGAACCGCTCCCCGCGTTCGACACCGACCCTCGCGCGGTGGGAGATCGGCTGCGGCGGCTGCGTCAGGAGCGCGGCGTCTCCATCTCCGAGCTCGCCGACCGGGCCGGCATCGGCAAGGACGCGCTCTCCGGCGTCGAGTCGGGCGTCCGCAGCCCGACGCTCGAAACGCTCTGGGCCATCACCGCCCAGCTCGGCGTGCCGATCGGGGCCATACTCGAACCGCCGCCCGAGCCGCAGATCATGCGCGGCACGGCCATGGAGGCCGAACTGCTGGAAGTCTTCGAGGACGACCGCGTCATCTACGAGCTCTACCGGGTGCGCGTGCCGCCCGGCCTCACCCAGACCAGCCCCGCCCACCACGAAGGCGTCACCGAGCACGTGACGGTCTTCACCGGCACGCTCAGCGCCGGGCCGCTCAAGGAGCCGCTGACGGCCGGCCCGGGCGACCACATCTCCTGGCGCTCCGACGTGATCCACGGCTACCGGGCGCACGGCCCCGACCTCGTCCGGGCCACGCTGCTCATGCGCTACCCGGTCAAGCCCTGA
- a CDS encoding TlpA family protein disulfide reductase produces MTGSLSEGDLGAALGERATLVQFSTAFCQPCRATRRVLADVSALVPGVRHVEVDAESRLDLVRRLGVTATPTVLVLDGAGRIVRRAAGQPRKADVLVALAGALIPEPSHQPDEM; encoded by the coding sequence GTGACGGGTTCGTTGTCCGAGGGGGACCTCGGGGCCGCCCTCGGCGAGCGGGCGACGCTGGTGCAGTTCTCCACCGCGTTCTGCCAGCCGTGCCGGGCGACCAGGCGGGTGCTCGCCGACGTGAGCGCGCTCGTGCCCGGCGTGCGGCACGTCGAGGTGGACGCGGAGTCCCGGCTCGACCTGGTGCGCCGGCTCGGCGTCACCGCGACGCCGACGGTGCTCGTGCTCGACGGCGCCGGACGGATCGTCAGGCGGGCCGCCGGGCAGCCGCGCAAGGCCGACGTCCTGGTGGCGCTCGCGGGGGCGTTGATCCCCGAACCGTCTCATCAACCGGACGAGATGTGA
- a CDS encoding type 1 glutamine amidotransferase codes for MPSDSVLRIVWIYPDLLSTYGDQGNVLVLEQRARRRGIETETIHVRSSDPVPESGDIYLIGGGEDRPQILAAQRLRKDGGLQRALAGGASMLAVCAGYQIMGSTFGGEEGQPVDGIGLLDIASARGPARAVGELVAEVDAALGLPTLTGFENHMGVTRLGPGVRPLSRTVKGIGNGDGYEGCYAGHVVGTYLHGPALARNPALADLLLGWRVGQLAPLDDSRYEALRQERLATVLAD; via the coding sequence GTGCCGTCTGACAGCGTCCTGCGCATCGTCTGGATCTATCCCGACCTGCTGAGCACCTACGGCGACCAGGGCAACGTCCTGGTGCTGGAGCAGCGCGCCCGGCGGCGGGGCATCGAGACCGAGACGATCCACGTGCGCTCGTCCGACCCGGTGCCGGAGAGCGGCGACATCTACCTCATCGGCGGCGGCGAGGACCGCCCGCAGATCCTGGCCGCCCAGCGCCTGCGTAAGGACGGCGGCCTGCAGCGCGCTCTCGCCGGCGGGGCGTCGATGCTGGCGGTGTGCGCCGGCTACCAGATCATGGGCAGCACGTTCGGCGGCGAGGAGGGGCAGCCGGTCGACGGCATCGGCCTGCTCGACATCGCGAGCGCGCGCGGCCCGGCCCGCGCGGTGGGCGAGCTGGTCGCCGAGGTGGACGCGGCGCTCGGCCTGCCCACGCTGACCGGGTTCGAGAACCACATGGGCGTCACGCGCCTCGGCCCCGGCGTCCGGCCGCTGTCGCGCACGGTCAAGGGCATCGGCAACGGCGACGGCTACGAGGGCTGCTACGCGGGCCACGTGGTCGGCACCTACCTGCACGGTCCCGCGCTGGCCCGCAACCCGGCGCTCGCGGACCTGCTGCTGGGCTGGCGGGTGGGTCAGCTCGCCCCGCTCGACGACTCCCGTTACGAGGCGCTGCGCCAGGAACGCCTGGCCACGGTCCTCGCCGACTGA
- a CDS encoding sulfurtransferase: MSRSAALVDADWVEANLDTPGVVFVEVDEDVSAYDSGHIRGAVKIDWQTDLQDPVRRDFVDKTGFEALLSDRGISNDDTVVLYGGNNNWFAAYAYWYFKLYGHENVKLLDGGRKKWELDSRELVKDVPERPKTQYVAQEQDSSIRAFRDDVVNAIGKLNLVDVRSPDEFTGKLLAPAHLPQEAAQRGGHVPTARNIPWSKAANDDGTFKSDDALRTLYQDAGVDFGKDTIAYCRIGERSAHTWFVLHEILGQANVKNYDGSWTEYGSLVGVPIELGEAR; the protein is encoded by the coding sequence ATGAGCCGCTCCGCCGCACTGGTGGACGCCGACTGGGTCGAGGCCAACCTCGACACGCCCGGAGTCGTCTTCGTCGAGGTCGACGAGGACGTCAGCGCCTACGACAGCGGCCACATCCGTGGCGCTGTGAAGATCGACTGGCAGACGGACCTGCAGGACCCGGTCCGCCGCGACTTCGTGGACAAGACCGGTTTCGAGGCCCTGCTGTCCGACCGAGGCATCTCCAACGACGACACCGTGGTGCTGTACGGCGGCAACAACAACTGGTTCGCCGCCTACGCCTACTGGTACTTCAAGCTCTACGGCCACGAGAACGTCAAGCTGCTCGACGGCGGGCGCAAGAAGTGGGAGCTCGACTCGCGCGAGCTGGTCAAGGACGTCCCCGAGCGGCCCAAGACCCAATACGTCGCCCAGGAGCAGGACTCCTCCATCCGCGCCTTCCGCGACGACGTGGTCAACGCCATCGGCAAGCTCAACCTGGTCGACGTGCGCTCGCCCGACGAGTTCACCGGCAAGCTGCTGGCCCCGGCCCACCTTCCGCAGGAGGCGGCGCAGCGCGGCGGCCACGTGCCGACGGCCCGCAACATCCCGTGGTCCAAGGCGGCCAACGACGACGGCACCTTCAAGTCCGACGACGCTCTGCGCACCCTCTACCAGGACGCGGGCGTCGACTTCGGCAAGGACACCATCGCCTACTGCCGCATCGGCGAGCGGTCGGCGCACACCTGGTTCGTGCTGCACGAGATCCTCGGCCAGGCGAACGTGAAGAACTACGACGGTTCGTGGACCGAGTACGGCTCGCTCGTGGGCGTGCCGATCGAGCTGGGGGAGGCCCGCTGA
- a CDS encoding LmeA family phospholipid-binding protein — translation MRKLIVFLIVLVILLVAVDRVAAAGVERDLSNRLAAAADLSGTPTVTIEGIPFLTQAVSGRYPEVRFDLGTLTYGGVPVKNLRGAAYDVTAPLADVLQNRADIRAGRLTVSGTLTRATIDKYAPRGVKIGGNGERLTASGEVTVGANKVKFDAELRVQVTDGQIRLQAEKIEGVPAALAQFVSYSIPFEGELPFDVKVTGVRSVPDGLEFTAEASDVPLRG, via the coding sequence ATGCGCAAGCTGATCGTTTTCCTGATCGTGCTGGTCATTCTCCTTGTCGCCGTCGACCGCGTCGCGGCCGCAGGGGTCGAGCGCGACCTCTCCAACCGCCTCGCGGCCGCCGCCGACCTCTCCGGCACGCCCACGGTCACCATCGAGGGCATCCCCTTCCTCACCCAGGCCGTCAGCGGGCGCTATCCCGAGGTGCGGTTCGACCTCGGCACGCTCACCTACGGCGGCGTGCCGGTGAAGAACCTGCGGGGCGCCGCCTACGACGTGACCGCGCCGCTCGCCGACGTCCTGCAGAACAGGGCCGACATCCGGGCCGGCCGCCTCACCGTCAGCGGCACCCTCACCAGGGCCACGATCGACAAGTACGCCCCCCGAGGCGTCAAGATCGGCGGCAACGGGGAGCGGCTCACCGCGTCGGGCGAGGTGACGGTGGGGGCGAACAAGGTGAAGTTCGACGCCGAGCTGCGGGTCCAGGTGACCGACGGGCAGATCAGGCTGCAGGCCGAGAAGATCGAGGGCGTGCCCGCCGCGCTCGCGCAGTTCGTCTCGTACTCGATCCCGTTCGAGGGCGAGCTGCCCTTCGACGTGAAGGTGACCGGGGTCAGGAGCGTGCCCGACGGATTGGAGTTCACCGCCGAAGCGTCTGACGTGCCGCTCCGTGGATGA
- a CDS encoding sigma-70 family RNA polymerase sigma factor yields the protein MSAAGTADEELVRTLFDEHAGPLYGYVLRLTGDSGRAEDVVQETLLRAWRHPDALTDRPIRAWLFTVARNLVVDQHRARKARPPEISDEALTVVPAEDELERAVESWAVAEALAALRPEHREVLMEVYYRGRSVKEASATLGIPPGTVKSRTYYALRALKLALEERGLAP from the coding sequence GTGAGCGCAGCCGGGACCGCCGACGAGGAACTCGTGAGGACCCTCTTCGACGAGCACGCGGGGCCGCTCTACGGCTACGTGCTGCGACTGACCGGCGACTCGGGAAGGGCGGAGGACGTGGTGCAGGAGACGCTGCTGCGGGCCTGGCGCCATCCCGACGCGCTCACCGACCGGCCGATCAGGGCGTGGCTGTTCACGGTGGCCCGTAACCTCGTGGTGGACCAGCACCGCGCCAGGAAGGCCAGGCCGCCGGAGATCAGCGACGAGGCGCTCACCGTCGTGCCGGCCGAGGACGAGCTGGAGCGCGCCGTCGAGTCGTGGGCGGTGGCCGAGGCGCTGGCGGCGCTGCGGCCCGAGCACCGCGAGGTGCTGATGGAGGTCTACTACCGGGGGCGATCGGTGAAGGAGGCGTCGGCCACGCTGGGCATTCCGCCGGGGACGGTCAAGTCGCGCACCTACTACGCGCTGCGCGCGCTCAAGCTCGCTCTGGAGGAGCGGGGGCTGGCGCCGTGA
- a CDS encoding DUF1416 domain-containing protein, which produces MSAQGCGAPEQTVALPAGIDLSNQAVIQGVVTGASTAYARLLDRSGEFTGEVVVSEDGVFRFFAAPGDWTVRIIAGGGVTRDVQVEARLGEVAQLAVAV; this is translated from the coding sequence ATGAGCGCACAGGGTTGCGGAGCGCCGGAGCAGACCGTGGCGCTGCCCGCCGGCATCGATCTGTCCAACCAGGCCGTGATCCAGGGCGTGGTGACCGGCGCGAGCACCGCCTACGCCCGCCTGCTCGACCGCTCCGGCGAGTTCACCGGCGAGGTCGTGGTGTCCGAGGACGGCGTCTTCCGCTTCTTCGCCGCCCCCGGCGACTGGACCGTCCGCATCATCGCGGGCGGCGGCGTCACCAGGGACGTGCAGGTGGAGGCCAGGCTGGGCGAGGTCGCCCAGCTCGCGGTCGCCGTCTGA
- a CDS encoding response regulator transcription factor, with protein MSNLLLLTNALEPSSEVLPALGLLLHSVRVAPAEASALIDTPPADAVIVDARRELVQAKSLCRLIRTTGIDCPLLVIVTEGGLAAMTAEWGVDDVLLDSAGPAEVEARLRMATGRINQAAAEDVPDEIRSGDLSIDEATYTARLRGRVLDLTFKEFELLKYLAQHPGRVFTRAQLLQEVWGYDYFGGTRTVDVHVRRLRAKLGTEYESLIGTVRNVGYRFVPDRSDTAAV; from the coding sequence ATGAGCAACCTGCTCCTGCTGACCAACGCCCTCGAGCCGTCGTCCGAGGTGCTCCCGGCACTGGGGTTGCTGCTCCACTCGGTCCGCGTGGCGCCCGCAGAGGCGTCCGCGCTCATCGACACGCCCCCCGCCGACGCCGTCATCGTGGACGCGCGCAGGGAGCTCGTCCAGGCCAAGAGCCTGTGCCGGCTGATCCGCACCACCGGCATCGACTGCCCGCTGCTGGTGATCGTCACCGAGGGCGGCCTCGCCGCCATGACCGCCGAGTGGGGCGTCGACGACGTCCTCCTCGACAGCGCCGGCCCGGCCGAGGTCGAGGCGCGGCTGCGCATGGCGACCGGCCGCATCAACCAGGCCGCCGCCGAGGACGTGCCCGACGAGATCCGCAGCGGCGACCTGTCCATCGACGAGGCCACCTACACCGCACGACTGCGCGGCCGGGTGCTCGACCTCACCTTCAAGGAGTTCGAGCTGCTGAAATACCTCGCGCAGCACCCGGGCCGGGTCTTCACCCGCGCCCAGCTCCTCCAGGAGGTCTGGGGCTACGACTACTTCGGCGGCACCCGCACGGTCGACGTGCACGTCCGGCGGCTGCGCGCCAAGCTCGGCACCGAGTACGAGTCCCTGATCGGAACGGTCCGCAACGTCGGCTACCGCTTCGTCCCCGACCGGAGCGACACCGCCGCCGTGTGA
- a CDS encoding ATP-binding protein: protein MLQPSVSLSGPWYRIQSIAAPSRSSSAEWDFVTVLPAVLSAAQRDRPFVIGWLSRGSGAPLELITNAGPLSPPRQPRRATDVPDRPRGPQPLLFPGGARGVQLSDEYLADLADLVWAPCPGRQAPPLGGRERHADHDELTRPTLFEATLVTLMSRPFAWLVVAEPTDLLDAEVAHLRTQLNVLRQYGDASERSRFDAERAERRMQELDAFREAGLWNVRVLAGAATADELRQLAPVLVGSVEMSHHPYRLRSSHGAAYPLAEALAVTLQDPADGAAAPFAATAGALAALAGLPRREVPGVRVLDSGFFDVTSEADGGELELGEILDGQDRAVGSFRVPLATLNRHAFVTGATGSGKSQTVRHLLEQLSRARIPWLAIEPAKSEYAAMAGRVDEPVTVINPSAPEGVPFSVNPLEPEPGYPVQAHIDMIRALFMAAFDAEEPFPQIMSLALQRVYEATGWDVVTGGAVPGSSVPPSVPTLEQLQQHAMDVIKEIGYGREVQADVEGFISLRLRSLRVGSAGRFFEGGHPADVGGLLERNVVLAIEDVANDEDKAFLMGTLIIRIVEHLRMRARKERSHELRHVIVIEEAHRLLRDRGQGRASTHAVELLAGMLAEIRAYGEGIVVAEQIPSKLVSDVVKNTALKVVHRLPAEDDRKLVGAAMNLSEEQSRHVVSLQPGSAAVFADGMDRPLRVRVPLGESREKVLPGPPPPIRGRRSAACGAQCRGGQACTLVELREADVLADAPEWAWLRIWCDTVVLAFVSNRPLPGVPRVLAAAWGDLPARRRECLLATLVERSVQRRAWSLRSWFDPSLLTEKAAEKATRLLAGLEGGGERPGASWVIPQVRWLHEVDRLFPHGQSAPDLRSPAPPMEYALFRPPHTASAVNGSPDRAHTELLGHRAKALRHHPLSMEVDRNRALAWRVILGDDENEAVQRDITTVAIGIEASARIRHVGQTMGAGWLEGVLSWPRRFVLPFDGSGAPELSFPTPAPAL from the coding sequence ATGTTGCAGCCGAGCGTCTCGCTGAGCGGGCCCTGGTATCGGATCCAGTCGATCGCCGCGCCCTCGCGAAGCTCGTCGGCGGAATGGGATTTCGTCACCGTGCTGCCCGCCGTGCTGTCGGCGGCGCAGCGCGACCGGCCGTTCGTCATCGGATGGCTGTCACGCGGATCCGGCGCGCCGCTCGAACTCATCACCAACGCGGGCCCGCTGTCGCCGCCGCGCCAGCCGCGCCGCGCCACCGACGTGCCCGACCGGCCGAGGGGGCCGCAGCCGCTGCTGTTCCCCGGCGGGGCACGCGGCGTCCAGCTCTCCGACGAGTACCTGGCCGACCTGGCGGACCTCGTGTGGGCGCCCTGCCCGGGGCGGCAGGCGCCGCCGCTGGGCGGCCGCGAACGCCACGCCGACCACGACGAGCTGACCCGGCCCACGCTGTTCGAGGCGACCCTGGTCACGCTGATGTCGCGGCCGTTCGCCTGGCTCGTCGTGGCCGAGCCGACCGACCTGCTGGACGCCGAGGTGGCCCACCTGCGCACCCAGCTCAACGTGCTGCGCCAGTACGGCGACGCCTCCGAGCGTTCCCGGTTCGACGCCGAGCGGGCCGAGCGGCGTATGCAGGAGCTCGACGCCTTCCGCGAGGCCGGGCTGTGGAACGTGCGCGTGCTGGCCGGCGCCGCCACCGCCGACGAGCTGCGGCAGCTCGCGCCCGTGCTGGTCGGGTCCGTGGAGATGAGCCACCACCCGTACCGGCTGCGGAGCTCGCACGGGGCCGCGTACCCGCTGGCTGAGGCGCTGGCCGTCACCCTCCAGGACCCGGCCGACGGGGCCGCCGCGCCGTTCGCCGCGACGGCGGGGGCGCTCGCCGCGCTGGCCGGGCTGCCCCGCCGCGAGGTGCCCGGCGTCCGCGTGCTCGACTCGGGCTTCTTCGACGTGACGTCCGAGGCCGACGGGGGCGAACTGGAGCTCGGCGAGATCCTCGACGGGCAGGACCGCGCCGTCGGCTCGTTCCGGGTGCCGCTCGCCACGCTCAACCGGCACGCCTTCGTCACCGGCGCGACCGGCTCCGGCAAGTCGCAGACCGTACGGCACCTGCTGGAGCAGCTCAGCAGGGCCCGCATCCCGTGGCTCGCGATCGAGCCGGCCAAGTCCGAGTACGCCGCCATGGCCGGCCGCGTGGACGAGCCGGTCACCGTGATCAACCCGTCCGCGCCCGAGGGCGTGCCGTTCAGCGTCAACCCGCTCGAACCCGAGCCCGGCTATCCCGTCCAGGCCCACATCGACATGATCAGGGCGCTGTTCATGGCGGCCTTCGACGCCGAGGAGCCGTTCCCGCAGATCATGTCGCTGGCGCTGCAGCGCGTCTACGAGGCCACCGGCTGGGACGTCGTCACCGGCGGCGCGGTCCCCGGCTCCAGCGTCCCGCCCAGCGTCCCCACCCTCGAACAGCTCCAGCAGCACGCCATGGACGTCATCAAGGAGATCGGCTACGGCCGCGAGGTCCAGGCCGACGTCGAGGGCTTCATCTCGCTGCGGCTGCGCTCGCTGCGCGTCGGCTCGGCCGGGCGCTTCTTCGAGGGCGGCCACCCCGCCGACGTCGGCGGCCTGCTGGAGCGCAACGTCGTGCTCGCCATCGAGGACGTCGCCAACGACGAGGACAAGGCGTTCCTCATGGGCACGCTGATCATCAGGATCGTCGAGCACCTGCGGATGCGGGCGCGCAAGGAGAGGTCCCACGAGCTGCGGCATGTCATCGTCATCGAGGAGGCGCACCGGCTGCTGCGCGACCGCGGGCAGGGGCGGGCCTCCACGCACGCGGTCGAGCTGCTGGCGGGGATGCTGGCCGAGATCAGGGCGTACGGCGAGGGCATCGTCGTCGCCGAGCAGATCCCGTCCAAGCTCGTCTCCGACGTGGTCAAGAACACCGCGCTCAAGGTCGTGCACCGGCTGCCCGCCGAGGACGACAGGAAGCTCGTCGGCGCGGCCATGAACCTCAGCGAGGAGCAGTCACGCCACGTCGTGTCGCTCCAGCCGGGCTCGGCCGCGGTCTTCGCCGACGGCATGGACCGGCCGCTGCGGGTGCGCGTGCCGCTCGGCGAGTCCAGGGAGAAGGTCCTGCCGGGGCCGCCGCCGCCCATCCGCGGCCGCCGTTCCGCCGCCTGCGGCGCGCAGTGCCGCGGCGGGCAGGCGTGCACGCTGGTCGAGCTGCGCGAGGCGGACGTGCTCGCCGACGCGCCCGAATGGGCGTGGCTGCGCATCTGGTGCGACACGGTCGTGCTCGCCTTCGTCAGCAACCGGCCGCTGCCGGGCGTGCCGCGCGTCCTCGCCGCCGCCTGGGGAGACCTGCCGGCGCGGCGGCGCGAGTGCCTGCTGGCGACCCTCGTCGAACGGTCGGTGCAGCGGCGGGCCTGGTCGCTGCGGAGCTGGTTCGACCCCTCGCTGCTGACCGAGAAGGCGGCGGAGAAGGCCACCCGGCTGCTCGCGGGCCTGGAGGGCGGCGGCGAGCGGCCCGGGGCGTCGTGGGTGATCCCGCAGGTGCGGTGGCTGCACGAGGTGGACCGGCTCTTCCCGCACGGGCAGTCCGCCCCCGACCTGCGCAGCCCCGCCCCGCCCATGGAGTACGCCCTGTTCCGCCCGCCCCACACCGCTTCCGCAGTCAACGGGTCGCCGGACCGCGCGCACACGGAGCTGCTCGGCCACCGCGCCAAGGCGCTGCGCCACCACCCGCTGTCGATGGAGGTGGACCGCAACCGGGCGCTGGCCTGGCGGGTCATCCTCGGCGACGACGAGAACGAGGCCGTGCAGCGCGACATCACGACCGTCGCCATCGGCATCGAGGCGTCGGCCAGGATCAGGCACGTCGGGCAGACGATGGGGGCGGGGTGGCTGGAGGGCGTGCTGTCCTGGCCCCGGCGCTTCGTCCTCCCCTTCGACGGGAGCGGCGCCCCCGAACTCAGCTTCCCCACCCCGGCCCCGGCTCTCTGA
- a CDS encoding MoaD/ThiS family protein: MATGKIRYWAAAKEAAGVAEEPFEAVTLGELMTKITAGRAELERVVRRCSFLVDGAPVGRRPHDEVTLGDGVTVEVLPPFAGG; this comes from the coding sequence ATGGCCACTGGAAAAATACGGTATTGGGCGGCGGCCAAGGAAGCGGCAGGTGTCGCCGAGGAGCCGTTCGAGGCGGTCACGCTCGGTGAGCTGATGACGAAAATCACAGCGGGCCGGGCGGAGCTGGAGAGGGTGGTGCGGCGCTGCTCGTTCCTGGTCGACGGAGCCCCGGTGGGCAGGCGCCCGCACGACGAGGTCACGCTCGGCGACGGCGTCACCGTCGAGGTGCTGCCGCCTTTCGCCGGCGGGTGA
- a CDS encoding MurT ligase domain-containing protein gives MTQLPLRAQLASALGRSAATLSRMTGRGDGSVIGGRVGLMLEPDLLRKLARDRKLALVSATNGKTTTTRLIVSALLDLGEVATNAFGANMPAGHVSALSQHKHAPYGVLEVDEKYLPEVLDTTGASVVCLMNLSRDQMDRAAEIWLLAQKWRRALSGKPTHVIANCDDPLVTWGASTAASVTWVAGGQRWKEDSWCCPECGGPLDRKDSFWACRECTFHRPEPHWVLDDDQAIDPRGQRWLLDIQLPGSANRSNAVMALAVAETFGVPVDRALPRLREVTSVAGRYTMVERDGRHARLLLAKNPAGWLEAFDVADPQLPIILSVNAQGPDGRDTSWLWDVDYRILRGRPVFVTGERRLDLALRLDVADVPFTLCGSFTEALAMQPPGRVDVIANYTAFQQIRSEFGRAV, from the coding sequence ATGACCCAGCTTCCTCTGCGGGCTCAGCTCGCCAGCGCCCTGGGCCGCAGTGCCGCCACGCTGTCCAGGATGACCGGGCGCGGTGACGGCTCTGTGATCGGGGGCCGGGTCGGCCTGATGCTGGAGCCCGATCTCCTGCGCAAGCTGGCCCGCGACCGAAAGCTGGCCCTGGTCAGCGCCACGAACGGCAAGACCACCACCACCCGCCTGATCGTCTCGGCCCTGCTCGACCTCGGCGAGGTCGCCACCAACGCCTTCGGCGCCAACATGCCGGCCGGTCACGTCTCGGCGCTGTCGCAGCACAAGCACGCCCCCTACGGCGTGCTGGAGGTGGACGAGAAATACCTGCCCGAGGTGCTCGACACCACCGGCGCGAGCGTGGTCTGCCTGATGAACCTCAGCCGCGACCAGATGGACCGCGCGGCCGAGATCTGGCTGCTGGCGCAGAAGTGGCGGCGCGCGCTGTCGGGCAAGCCCACGCACGTCATCGCCAACTGCGACGACCCGCTCGTCACCTGGGGCGCCTCGACGGCCGCCTCGGTCACCTGGGTCGCCGGCGGCCAGCGCTGGAAGGAGGACTCCTGGTGCTGCCCCGAGTGCGGCGGCCCGCTCGACCGCAAGGACTCCTTCTGGGCCTGCCGTGAGTGCACCTTCCACCGTCCCGAGCCGCACTGGGTGCTCGACGACGACCAGGCGATCGACCCGCGCGGGCAGCGCTGGCTGCTCGACATCCAGCTTCCCGGCTCGGCCAACCGCTCCAACGCGGTGATGGCGCTCGCGGTGGCGGAGACGTTCGGGGTGCCGGTGGACCGGGCGCTGCCGCGGCTGCGCGAGGTCACCTCGGTGGCCGGCCGCTACACGATGGTCGAGCGCGACGGCCGGCACGCGCGGCTGCTGCTGGCGAAGAACCCGGCGGGCTGGCTGGAGGCGTTCGACGTCGCCGACCCGCAACTGCCGATCATCCTGTCGGTCAACGCCCAGGGCCCCGACGGGCGCGACACGTCGTGGCTGTGGGACGTCGACTACCGCATCCTGCGCGGCCGTCCGGTGTTCGTGACCGGTGAGCGCCGGCTCGACCTCGCGCTCCGGCTCGACGTGGCGGACGTGCCGTTCACGCTGTGCGGCTCGTTCACCGAGGCGCTGGCCATGCAGCCGCCCGGCCGGGTCGACGTCATCGCCAACTACACCGCCTTCCAGCAGATCCGATCGGAGTTCGGTCGTGCCGTCTGA